The following is a genomic window from Neodiprion pinetum isolate iyNeoPine1 chromosome 3, iyNeoPine1.2, whole genome shotgun sequence.
TTCTCACTTGTCAAACGTTTGTGGGGTAAAACACCGAGAAGAAACGGGGAAAATTAACACGCTGAATGACCGATTACGCATGCGTAGAATAGTTGAACTCGAAGCCGATTTACTCGAaactgaattgaaattatgttgtttcaatgtgaaaaataaaacaccaTCGTGAAGCGATCGTAGTTGCAAGTGTTTGAATCATTTTTGATCAAGTAAGAAAGTAAATTTGACCGAAATATTGTGcagctaaaaaaattttgtacatcgtttgtttcttctgtctttgtttacttttaaattttccaattcCGTGACGGATATGGATGAGCAGAAGTTACGACCAGAAGGATAATCCATATAATTTCAACCAACCAAAACACTGAGTAAGTTAGCGGGCCAAAAGTTTTGTATTTCATATCCCAGCCTtgtgtatgtatttttttcaatcgaaggGGTCCAAAGTACAGTTCACCAGACTTTTTACTTTAAATAcgagttttcgaaaatttttcgactgtTCATTTGTCGTGGAATTTACTTAAGAAACccaaatttttacattcacaACCTTTCGATCAGATTATTGGCTTCTGATGTATAGTCGTtatacgaaataaaattctccATAAAACATAAATTCAAAAGTTAACTTCTTCGGCATGGACGTTCAGAAAAATGAGGAATAAATCACGGAAAATTAGTGTTATCTCGATTGATAAacatacaaataaaaaattaaataaattgttaaCGGTGAGGTCCCCGGAATAGTAGAATTGAGCAGGAACATTCCATACAAATTGCCATACAGGGTCATTTATTCGTTGCTGAATGCGAGACCCGgatgagagaaagaaagagaaagagagagaaagagagagagagagagagagagagagagagagagagagcgagagagagagagagagagagagagagagagagagagagagagagagagagagagagagagagagagagagccgcTTATGCAAGCGGCAGGTAGAACGGTTGCGAGTCAAACTCAGTGTTCAACAACGAATAAATGACcctgtatattatacaaaagtataattataaattgtattgattaattaatagtTCGGTACTGGAGCATAATCTTGATTGAAGAAATACCTAATACGTATCTACACGTTAAACTGATGATCAAATGATACACATTAGATAAATGATCTTTCGTTTCGGGTACTGCGTTCACGTTTTATGAGTTCCTAAAATTTTCAGCCTCTTTAGAAACCTAATTACATCTACGCCCCACCTGCCCATCccaaaaaatagagaaataacAAATTCGGCACTCCTGGGTTTCAGTGGAAATCATTACTTAATAATGCCAAATAGTCCGATAATTCTTTAGTGGCAGGGTAATCAGTTTTTGGGAAGAATGGTCACTTGAaggaattcaattttcaatttcaattttcgatcaaTACAGGAAGTCACGTTATTCACCGTACAAAATCACCTATTACAAAAGTGATAGAATTTGTAACTCAACGAGGTCGGATGTATTCGAACTTTTTTACTCTTTGATCGAAGTAATCAAAGAATTATTTCACTAAAActcgaaagttgaaaattgaatcattCTTAGTAGTTTATCATTAAATGGCAACAAAGTTTTATGGAACAAGTGTTGCGTTATTAGACCGATTTTAAGTTGTTCACAATTAATCATTCAAgcaaatcaaattttgcagTTTCTACTTTGTTTCTTCTGCTTAGAATTAATTAGCCAGCACACCTTGACGATTTGGTCGAGATTGGAATTGAGATACTGCAGGAGGCGATCCTGAGTGAAGCGTTCCGGTGAGGCCAACGGATGGTTCAGGTACGCCGCATGAAGCCGATCAATTCGCATCATCATTAGCGCGGCAGATACGTACAAAATGGCCAGCAGGGCAACAAGAACTGCGATTATGGTACCAGGCCTGAAGCCACCCCAAAGGCCAGATGATTGTGCAACAGGCTTCGCAGTCAAAGGAGTTTTTACCGGCGCCGGTGACTCTATCCTgtgtgatgaaaattaaattctcggTTAACAAGTACATGAAACCTTACTTATTGATAGCGACTGAAATAAAGCGGACTCGTGATGACAATGAAGGAGAGACGAAAACGTATATCGAATAGAGGTGAAAAGTATCGTTCGTTTACGACATTTCGGTCGGGTCCGGTCGGCAAATTTCAGGTAATTCATCCTATCCAAGGCGTTGGGTTCAAGTTGTTCTCTGGTAATGAAATATCGTGACGATGGCCCGCCATGTTCGACAAAAATATCGCAAATAAAAAACACTGTACGGACCTCCACACCGACTAATGTTTTCTTCTGATTGTAAACCAGTAAAGAGAATGGATCAATCATGGTAGTATGTAGCCAGAGTATCTTTTGTCACGAAGTGGTGTACAGCAATCTTTTAACGTAGCAAATCGTTACGGAGTAACGTTAAACATTGTAAATACGGTGATGTTGGTGCTACAATCTAAACCATCCATTGCTATCGCTATGATCTAAGATCGCGGAATCTCAAATACTTGTCAGTTAAGAATTCGCATGTGGAAAAGGAGAAACGAAAACAGGCCTAtgtggaaaatgaaatgaaaataaaatcgttatCCTTGAAAAAGAAGTTATTGGTCGACAAGAATAGAGTTACCTCGTCGTGGTGGCAACTGGTCTTGGAATGCTAGCTGAGAATCCATCGGTGTCCGTACAAGCGGTAGGCGGTCTAGATGTACGGTCAGTGCCACTCTCGGACATGCTGGAGTCGTCCTCCTCCAAATTGGCCTCGGAATCGTCGACCAAAAGGGTTTCCGGAGAAAGAAGTTTTCGCTCAACCGGTAGCGGGATGTCGGCGGCGGGTTTCGGTTCTTTTGCGGCGTCCCAGACTTGTTTCATCAGTTTGAAGGTCGAGTCCCTCGAGAGTAGGGAACAGAAGACATGTCTGTCCTCCTCTGTGGCAATCGCAACCGCGTTCGGAATGATTCTTGCCGTCTTCTCTTTGCTGATCCTTAAAACCGACGCCGTGGGTATCAGTATTTTAGTCACGTAGCCGAAGACGTTGCTATAGAAGCCGAAGTAGTTTGGTGTGATGTAGAGATGTCCTTGTAAAAGGATGTCGGCTACTAGCGCACAGCTGTAGTAGTTCAGAACACGTTCCTCGGCGGGTACCTGAAGTATTTAGTCACATCAAACTCTGCGTGCTGATTTTCTACAAGCGCAAAGAAATTCTAGCAAATGACGAATCcttttgataattaattaatagaaAACTGGTACATATTTTTCGTCCTGTCGCTTGTCCGTATGTCATCTCTATTGTAGGATTCGGAATCTGTGCGGATTGTGGCTAATCCCTGCAccttattttataaatattgtgaTTCAAAAAGGAATCGTTTCGTTGGGTCCCTGCATTTTAATCTCCTCGGGTAGGGACTTTTGCTGCAGGCACCTTCTGTTCTTTCGGCGGAACTACTCACTCGATGTTACGATTCTAATAACTGTTGACTTCGACAGTAGTTGCGGAATAACAGGGACAATAAAGCGATCGATACTGTTTTGTTCGTCCGAAAGAGTAAAACTAAAAGACTGAACTTACAGTGTAGTAAAAATGTAGTAAAATGTACAAgtgagaaattttgaaatcactTTGCGAgtatgaaacaaaatttgttcATTATGTAAATTGAagtacaaatttattttctactttgAAGAAAACTGCATTTTGAACTGAAATCCATACCTTAGACGGCAAACTAAGATCCTCAAATAAATAGGAAAGAATTGCAGGAATTTTCAAGTAATTAGAGTATGAAGACCCATAATTTAAAGTCCATGGTTCAAATTTCCCACCAGACAATTAAAGTTTGTTTAGCAAAATAAAACTGTGTTATTATGGATCTGCGTTAAATTATAAGCAAATCGTTCTGCTTCAAACTAGGCCGATAGATTAAAATTATTAGTAATTAATGGACaggttttaattttattgtgTATTCCCAATAACGGCAGCAAAATTTACGCTCACATGGGTTACGAAACTGACGTTTGAATTGGATCATATTTTCAATCCATCCCGACATACACTTCATAAAGTTGACCACTTGGAAGATCGCAAAATGACAAATCTATGGATAGACATTTTTCTGTAACCTGGATGAGCAATAGGGCATCATACTATTCATTTGGTAAATTTAccctagaaatttttttcagtatataAGTGCAAAAGTAATTTTGGTCAAGTTCTAGCCACTGTAAAAAACGTTCGGGCAACAACCATATTGCAGtacttgtataaaaattatactctACTTCAAGGACCATACCTGTGATGATTATAACTTTGTCGTAAGAATACAAAAAGTCATTCTTGATGACTAAAATGTACCTAGGTATGATAGGCTTGGGACGTTGGCTGCTCTTTTACTATAACAGACACAAAATAACGCAATAACATACCTGGCTAAAGTGCCGGTGAAATTTCTTCTGACGAGCACTGCTCGTAGATGTCGATGAAGATCTTGTCGATGATCTCGTTGCTACAGTCTGAACACTAGCGGCCATGGATGGCGTACTTCTACTAAGCGGTTTTGATAGTTGGCTGTAAGTATACAAGAAATATTCGCATCATGAAATTAGCATCAAGCCACAAGTCACGTTAATCGAAGCGACAGGTGATAGCatataatgaaaattggtatatCATTGCGTAAGAAAAGTTACCAtcacatacattatataccaAATCGTTTCACGCAAAAACTCTACGCAGAACTGGAATACACAAAGTGAGGGATTCTAGCGTCAGT
Proteins encoded in this region:
- the LOC124214724 gene encoding GRAM domain-containing protein 2A isoform X2; this encodes MSTNWRSDIPLGKDPFRRPRGGVGSEHLPSSDSDDSLSTHSHHVYSHGQVEGLGLPKVHVSGPSNSLDPASSLNGSAGSVGARSAPSTPLQSVVLQAGQPISGAQITVSGSNQQLPPPRSPSHTALKCSESQLSKPLSRSTPSMAASVQTVATRSSTRSSSTSTSSARQKKFHRHFSQVPAEERVLNYYSCALVADILLQGHLYITPNYFGFYSNVFGYVTKILIPTASVLRISKEKTARIIPNAVAIATEEDRHVFCSLLSRDSTFKLMKQVWDAAKEPKPAADIPLPVERKLLSPETLLVDDSEANLEEDDSSMSESGTDRTSRPPTACTDTDGFSASIPRPVATTTRIESPAPVKTPLTAKPVAQSSGLWGGFRPGTIIAVLVALLAILYVSAALMMMRIDRLHAAYLNHPLASPERFTQDRLLQYLNSNLDQIVKVRQSLQTLSQQFVSMTEETDAGPISGGVIDPEDAPS
- the LOC124214724 gene encoding GRAM domain-containing protein 2A isoform X1 — translated: MVTPSDSIEGSPVGLRRVHSFRLLSSSEDKEGDVGSQLRRGGSLRIQRTTNYAGSSTLTVSTDPDQNNGRPARPTRHSAPSTAAPAPEFLARSLLQLGCPIVSIPQPRGGVGSEHLPSSDSDDSLSTHSHHVYSHGQVEGLGLPKVHVSGPSNSLDPASSLNGSAGSVGARSAPSTPLQSVVLQAGQPISGAQITVSGSNQQLPPPRSPSHTALKCSESQLSKPLSRSTPSMAASVQTVATRSSTRSSSTSTSSARQKKFHRHFSQVPAEERVLNYYSCALVADILLQGHLYITPNYFGFYSNVFGYVTKILIPTASVLRISKEKTARIIPNAVAIATEEDRHVFCSLLSRDSTFKLMKQVWDAAKEPKPAADIPLPVERKLLSPETLLVDDSEANLEEDDSSMSESGTDRTSRPPTACTDTDGFSASIPRPVATTTRIESPAPVKTPLTAKPVAQSSGLWGGFRPGTIIAVLVALLAILYVSAALMMMRIDRLHAAYLNHPLASPERFTQDRLLQYLNSNLDQIVKVRQSLQTLSQQFVSMTEETDAGPISGGVIDPEDAPS